The Arcanobacterium pinnipediorum genome includes a region encoding these proteins:
- a CDS encoding peptide ABC transporter substrate-binding protein — protein MRPLSKVAKIAAFASAMLMMASCSGQPADNKPDNGNAQPTGEVQEGGDVTVALRTPTWIFPISAPGKTQGENGIFISMLYKGFYEYKLDADNQFNLDDRSLAEEPKVSEDGLTYELKMKPSKWSDGEEVTTRDVEFWWNILNANKEEWSGYRKGNFPDNVAEFKIIDDHTVSFTTTEAFNPGWFVDNQLGSVRPLPQHVWGKTSPDGEIGDFDRDVEGAKAIFAMLTDASKDLQSYATNPLWKVVNGPFQLESFVPNGEVKLVANKNYTGTDKPKLDSVTLRPFTSDDAQFNVLRSGGIDYGYIPAGSINQRSTIESQGYTVEPWAGWSITYMPFNFANPKSGPIFKQKYIRQAMQMLIDQESISKTVWADTATPTCGPVPQKPGAAGSTEGCAYKFDPAGAKKLLESHGWKINAGDVSVCENPGSGADQCGEGVDKGAELRFKMISQSGFPATTRMMTEINSRFSEVGIKLDIQEVPDSVAVSQKCVPDQPCDWDLSFFGSQSSWYYPVYASGDRLFQTDAPVNLGSYSNPEADKLIEATLRAKDTSALEAYNDFLAEDLPVLWMPNPVAQISAWKKDLVGVGPQDPMLNLYPQDWAHTK, from the coding sequence ATGCGACCATTATCGAAAGTAGCTAAAATCGCTGCTTTTGCCAGCGCGATGCTCATGATGGCGTCGTGTTCTGGCCAGCCTGCTGATAACAAGCCAGATAACGGCAACGCTCAGCCAACCGGAGAAGTCCAAGAAGGTGGAGATGTCACGGTGGCTCTGCGTACCCCGACATGGATCTTCCCAATTTCCGCACCCGGCAAAACTCAAGGTGAAAACGGTATTTTCATTAGTATGCTCTACAAGGGCTTCTACGAGTACAAACTCGATGCCGATAACCAATTCAATCTCGATGATCGTTCGTTAGCAGAAGAACCAAAAGTATCCGAAGATGGTTTGACTTACGAATTGAAGATGAAGCCATCGAAGTGGTCTGACGGTGAAGAAGTCACCACTCGTGACGTTGAATTCTGGTGGAACATCCTCAACGCGAACAAGGAAGAATGGTCTGGATACCGCAAGGGCAACTTCCCAGATAACGTTGCTGAATTCAAGATCATTGACGACCACACCGTTTCGTTCACAACCACCGAAGCATTCAACCCAGGTTGGTTTGTTGATAACCAACTAGGTTCGGTTCGTCCACTACCACAACACGTATGGGGTAAGACCTCCCCTGACGGCGAAATTGGCGATTTCGATCGCGACGTTGAGGGAGCAAAGGCCATTTTCGCTATGCTCACCGACGCCTCGAAGGACCTGCAATCCTATGCAACCAACCCGCTATGGAAAGTTGTCAATGGCCCATTCCAGCTCGAATCCTTCGTACCAAACGGCGAAGTAAAACTTGTAGCAAATAAGAACTACACTGGCACAGATAAACCAAAGCTCGATTCAGTAACCTTACGTCCATTTACCTCCGACGACGCTCAGTTCAACGTGCTTCGCTCTGGCGGTATCGACTACGGCTACATTCCAGCAGGATCGATCAACCAACGTTCCACCATTGAATCCCAAGGCTATACGGTAGAGCCGTGGGCCGGTTGGTCAATTACCTACATGCCATTCAACTTCGCCAACCCCAAGTCAGGGCCGATCTTTAAGCAAAAGTACATCCGCCAAGCAATGCAAATGTTGATCGATCAAGAATCGATCTCCAAGACCGTGTGGGCAGATACTGCAACGCCAACGTGTGGTCCAGTTCCACAAAAGCCTGGCGCTGCTGGTTCTACTGAAGGATGTGCCTACAAGTTCGATCCAGCTGGAGCTAAGAAACTACTCGAATCCCACGGTTGGAAGATCAACGCTGGCGATGTTAGCGTGTGTGAAAACCCAGGTTCTGGCGCTGACCAGTGTGGCGAAGGTGTAGACAAGGGTGCAGAACTGCGGTTCAAGATGATCTCCCAGTCAGGCTTCCCAGCCACCACCCGTATGATGACTGAAATCAACTCCCGCTTCTCTGAAGTTGGCATCAAGCTCGACATTCAAGAAGTTCCAGATTCAGTTGCAGTTTCGCAAAAGTGTGTACCAGATCAACCATGTGACTGGGATCTATCCTTCTTCGGATCTCAATCCTCGTGGTACTACCCGGTATACGCCTCCGGTGATCGCTTGTTCCAAACCGATGCGCCAGTCAACCTCGGCTCATACTCCAACCCAGAGGCGGACAAGCTCATTGAAGCAACATTGCGTGCTAAAGACACCTCCGCACTCGAAGCCTACAATGACTTCCTAGCTGAAGATCTTCCAGTTTTGTGGATGCCAAACCCGGTAGCACAAATCTCAGCATGGAAGAAGGATCTTGTTGGCGTTGGCCCGCAAGACCCAATGTTGAACTTGTACCCACAAGATTGGGCACACACCAAGTAA
- a CDS encoding ABC transporter permease: protein MKAKNPKGLFRQSVEVFVSNRLAVLGLLILISFTLFSFVGPYIWVTEQQYSSLSDAYLPLSAEHPLGTDGVGFDQLGRLMEGGKTSIIIGLAAGILATTIGTIWGATAGFIGGWVDSAMMRIVDAMMAVPALFLFILIASVITPNVPLLVLTIGAFAWLNPARLIRGESLALRSREYITAMRGMGGSPLRAVRTHIVRNAIGTVIVNATFQVADAILYVAYLSFLGLGVPPPAANWGGMLSTGMNEVYNGHWWLLYPPGIMIILLVVAFNFVGDGLRDAFEVRLRSR, encoded by the coding sequence ATGAAAGCCAAGAATCCTAAAGGCTTATTCCGCCAAAGTGTTGAAGTCTTTGTGTCAAACCGGTTGGCTGTTCTCGGTTTACTCATCTTAATTTCCTTCACACTATTTTCATTCGTCGGCCCCTATATTTGGGTCACTGAGCAACAATACTCTTCCCTATCCGATGCCTATCTGCCGTTATCTGCTGAGCACCCATTGGGTACTGACGGTGTTGGCTTTGACCAATTAGGCAGATTGATGGAAGGTGGCAAAACATCTATCATTATCGGTTTGGCTGCCGGTATTTTGGCCACAACGATCGGCACAATTTGGGGTGCAACCGCTGGATTCATAGGTGGTTGGGTCGATTCGGCGATGATGCGTATCGTCGATGCGATGATGGCAGTGCCAGCACTATTCCTCTTCATCCTCATCGCCTCAGTCATCACACCAAATGTTCCACTGTTAGTGCTGACTATTGGTGCGTTCGCCTGGTTAAATCCGGCACGTCTTATTCGTGGTGAATCTTTAGCGCTGCGCTCGCGAGAATACATTACCGCGATGCGTGGCATGGGTGGCTCCCCGCTACGAGCCGTTCGTACCCACATTGTGCGCAACGCTATCGGAACCGTGATCGTTAACGCCACCTTCCAAGTAGCTGACGCCATCTTGTATGTTGCCTATCTATCCTTCCTTGGACTAGGTGTTCCACCGCCGGCAGCTAACTGGGGTGGCATGCTCTCTACTGGCATGAACGAAGTGTATAACGGCCACTGGTGGCTGTTATATCCACCGGGAATCATGATTATTTTGCTGGTTGTTGCGTTTAACTTCGTTGGTGATGGTTTGCGTGACGCGTTTGAAGTCCGTTTGCGAAGCCGATAG
- a CDS encoding alpha-L-fucosidase yields MLNFDERVGNRTDITYPPTPVPQWYRDAKVGIMIHWGIYSIPAWAVTSDEQFSAAEEYAFHRYAEWYGNTVRIPGSPTALLHRARYGQRTYEDLLDMWNINDDAVTDIVKLAVASGARYLVPTTKHHDGLCLWDSATTDFSTVHRGPHRDLISEFARATREANLRLGLYFSGALDWHVSDFGPITSDEELFTFRRNDAEFSRYANAQVRELIDLYSPDYLWNDIDWPDGGKGDEPYGLAQLFTHYLTEVPHAVINDRWGVPAQGVLTREYRNVATKMDRPWEAVRGIGKSFGYNADEDASLSLSGPDLVRYLVDVVAKNGNLLINIGPEADGTIPEVQRRSLEYMGRWLAQYGQAIYATRPWGPGVIDGSYFTCPAAQPESENVIYLLQEAGREVVVPHELRTYNVSWLGDSSENWPIVVAKLVK; encoded by the coding sequence ATGTTGAACTTCGATGAACGAGTGGGAAACCGCACCGACATAACGTATCCGCCAACCCCAGTCCCACAATGGTATCGGGATGCCAAGGTTGGAATTATGATTCATTGGGGAATCTATTCAATTCCTGCCTGGGCGGTAACCAGTGACGAACAGTTTAGCGCAGCGGAAGAATACGCCTTCCACCGATATGCCGAATGGTATGGCAATACGGTTCGTATTCCCGGTTCGCCCACCGCGCTACTTCATCGGGCACGCTACGGGCAACGCACATACGAAGACTTACTCGATATGTGGAACATTAACGACGACGCCGTGACCGACATCGTCAAGCTGGCGGTTGCTAGCGGAGCACGATACCTCGTACCAACCACTAAACACCACGATGGTCTATGCCTTTGGGATAGTGCCACAACCGATTTCTCAACCGTCCATCGCGGACCACACCGTGACCTGATCTCGGAATTCGCCCGCGCAACCCGCGAAGCCAACCTGCGACTAGGACTGTATTTTTCCGGCGCACTCGACTGGCACGTCAGCGATTTCGGGCCAATCACCTCAGACGAAGAACTATTTACCTTCCGGCGCAACGACGCCGAATTCTCCCGTTACGCCAACGCCCAAGTGCGCGAACTGATCGACCTATATTCCCCAGATTATTTATGGAACGATATTGATTGGCCCGACGGTGGAAAAGGCGACGAACCCTATGGTTTGGCTCAGCTCTTTACCCACTATCTCACCGAAGTCCCCCACGCAGTTATCAACGATCGTTGGGGTGTGCCAGCTCAAGGTGTGCTCACCCGCGAATATCGAAACGTAGCGACGAAAATGGATCGCCCGTGGGAAGCCGTACGCGGTATCGGAAAATCCTTTGGATACAACGCCGACGAAGATGCCTCCTTATCTCTTAGTGGCCCAGACTTAGTGCGCTACCTCGTCGACGTCGTCGCAAAAAATGGTAACCTGCTTATCAACATCGGCCCTGAAGCTGACGGAACAATACCTGAGGTCCAACGCCGATCACTAGAATATATGGGCCGCTGGTTGGCCCAATACGGCCAAGCTATCTATGCAACACGCCCCTGGGGGCCAGGAGTTATTGACGGGAGTTACTTTACGTGTCCGGCCGCGCAGCCAGAGTCAGAAAATGTTATCTATCTGCTCCAAGAAGCCGGACGCGAAGTTGTAGTTCCGCACGAGTTGCGCACCTATAACGTCAGTTGGCTCGGCGATTCGTCGGAAAACTGGCCTATCGTTGTCGCTAAGCTAGTCAAGTAG
- a CDS encoding M81 family metallopeptidase, whose product MTPMRIAICGIHIESSTFTPYLSVESDFTVRRGEELLKRYPFITESDIPLMDRVPQHLAGKEWQVSGHRHWTEGVEWVPILHASALPGGPIDADVFTQWRREICERLPEAGPLDAIFFDIHGAMSVPGLDDAEGYLIKGIRLAMGDDILVGACMDLHGNVSHDLFAMTDILTCYRMAPHEDAWVTRERAARTLVERVRSGKGKPKKSLVHVPILLPGEKTSTRMQPAARLYDEVAKFGDHTPGVIDASFWIGFAWADQPRCCAAFAAYGEDQEVLDAAMLRIARQAWDARHEFEFVAPVDSFESALDKAIASDQRPFFISDSGDNPGAGGADDVTVALAEVVSRSEVRDGKVSVILASIFDPETVQVAASAGIGSQVNVSVGGKIDTRAPGPVALSAVVENLVDDPDGLLTAVLRVGGLRLIVSTRRNQYTTREQFTRLGLEPETTDIVIVKIGYLEPYLHDIHADWILALTPGGVDQDLIRLGHSHIQRPMFPFDDPHDVELVAIRS is encoded by the coding sequence ATGACACCTATGCGAATCGCTATCTGCGGTATTCACATCGAATCCTCAACATTTACCCCATACCTCTCAGTCGAATCTGACTTTACCGTGCGCCGCGGGGAAGAACTTCTCAAACGCTATCCGTTCATTACCGAATCCGATATTCCGTTAATGGATCGCGTCCCACAACATCTAGCTGGAAAGGAATGGCAGGTCAGCGGGCATCGTCACTGGACTGAAGGCGTGGAATGGGTACCCATCTTGCATGCTTCAGCTCTACCTGGTGGCCCGATCGATGCTGATGTTTTCACTCAGTGGCGCCGAGAGATTTGCGAACGGCTACCCGAAGCTGGACCACTGGATGCGATTTTCTTCGATATTCACGGCGCGATGAGCGTTCCGGGATTAGACGACGCCGAAGGCTACCTGATAAAAGGGATCCGCTTAGCAATGGGGGACGACATTTTAGTTGGCGCCTGTATGGATTTGCATGGCAACGTCTCCCACGACCTGTTTGCCATGACCGATATTCTTACCTGCTATCGCATGGCACCACACGAAGATGCATGGGTTACTCGCGAGCGCGCTGCGCGCACATTGGTTGAGCGGGTGCGTTCCGGGAAAGGAAAACCTAAGAAGTCTTTAGTGCATGTGCCGATTTTGTTGCCAGGCGAAAAGACCTCGACGCGCATGCAGCCAGCAGCCCGCTTATATGATGAGGTTGCTAAGTTTGGTGACCACACCCCGGGAGTGATTGATGCAAGTTTTTGGATCGGTTTCGCGTGGGCCGATCAGCCGCGGTGTTGTGCAGCTTTTGCTGCCTATGGGGAGGATCAAGAGGTTCTCGACGCCGCCATGTTGCGTATTGCCCGCCAGGCTTGGGATGCTCGCCACGAGTTTGAGTTTGTGGCTCCTGTTGATTCCTTTGAGTCTGCGTTAGATAAAGCGATCGCTTCAGATCAGCGTCCATTCTTTATTTCTGATTCAGGTGATAATCCTGGTGCGGGCGGCGCAGATGATGTCACGGTTGCACTTGCTGAGGTGGTGAGCCGATCTGAAGTGCGTGACGGGAAAGTCAGCGTCATTCTGGCCTCTATTTTCGATCCTGAAACCGTCCAGGTCGCCGCTAGCGCCGGTATTGGTTCCCAGGTCAACGTTTCAGTTGGAGGGAAAATTGATACCCGCGCGCCTGGGCCCGTAGCGCTTAGCGCAGTGGTAGAAAATCTGGTTGATGATCCTGACGGGCTACTAACTGCCGTTTTGCGAGTTGGCGGTTTGCGATTGATTGTTTCGACGCGGCGCAATCAATACACGACGCGAGAGCAGTTCACGCGGTTGGGCTTGGAGCCAGAGACTACCGATATTGTTATTGTGAAGATCGGCTATTTGGAGCCGTATTTGCACGATATTCATGCTGATTGGATTTTGGCGTTGACTCCAGGTGGCGTAGATCAAGATTTGATCCGGTTGGGCCATTCACATATTCAGCGCCCGATGTTCCCGTTTGACGATCCGCACGACGTCGAACTGGTTGCGATTCGTTCATAA
- a CDS encoding ABC transporter ATP-binding protein yields MTSPLLSIEDLRVTIKLRKGQVEPLRGVNLEVMPGETLGIVGESGCGKTMTALSVMGLLPHMGSVSGGKLTFQGRNLLDLSDKEARRIRGMEIGMIFQDPLTSLNPTMKIGDQVAEPLRVHRGVSKAEGRQAAIEVLRKVGMPRPEAIVNDYPHQLSGGMRQRVMIAMSLICQPSLLIADEPTTALDVTIQRQILDLLDDLKKEFDTSVILVTHDLGVVAGRADRVAVMYAGRVVEVGTTDEIFINPQHQYTRSLMAALPENTKDTRQELYTIPGMPPSLRGEIVGCPFAARCPRTIDACYTDTPQLVTLTDKAGHVHSHACWNPAGPELERPISIREKRDLSNRSVICSVQDLSKLYPAMGGKVVRRRIGSVHAVSHVSLDVYEGETLGIVGESGCGKSTLGRVITGLEPASDGHVLIGGKDIAQASRRELKKMRRDVQMMFQDSFAAMDPRMRVDEILTEPLKIQKIGNREFQHQRANTLVGKIGIEHGAMWKYPHEFSGGQLQRIGLARSLVLEPKLIVCDEPVSALDVSVQAQVLNVMRRLQEEQSLTYIFISHDLSVVKYISDRIAVMYLGKIVEIGPAAEVVEHPQHPYTQALIEAIPVADPRHKRKEIVHLTGEPASAINPPQGCRFKNRCPFATELCNTEPVLVGEGRQVACHYPLG; encoded by the coding sequence ATGACAAGCCCATTGCTCTCGATTGAAGATCTTCGTGTGACCATTAAGCTACGCAAAGGTCAAGTAGAACCGCTGCGCGGGGTCAATCTCGAAGTTATGCCTGGTGAAACCCTTGGCATTGTTGGTGAATCTGGTTGTGGTAAAACCATGACTGCACTATCAGTGATGGGATTACTCCCACACATGGGTAGTGTGTCCGGCGGTAAGCTGACATTCCAAGGGCGCAACCTGCTCGACTTATCAGATAAAGAAGCTCGCCGGATACGTGGCATGGAGATTGGAATGATTTTCCAAGATCCACTTACCTCACTGAATCCAACAATGAAGATCGGGGATCAGGTTGCTGAGCCGCTGCGTGTTCATCGAGGGGTTTCCAAAGCCGAAGGCCGCCAAGCAGCAATTGAGGTGTTGCGCAAAGTTGGCATGCCACGCCCAGAAGCGATTGTCAACGACTATCCACATCAGCTTTCCGGAGGTATGCGCCAGCGCGTGATGATTGCGATGTCGTTGATCTGCCAACCGTCACTATTGATAGCTGATGAGCCGACGACGGCGTTGGACGTAACGATTCAACGTCAGATTCTTGATCTTCTCGACGATTTGAAGAAAGAATTCGATACTTCAGTTATTTTGGTGACTCACGATTTAGGCGTGGTAGCAGGGCGTGCTGACCGAGTAGCAGTGATGTATGCCGGGCGCGTGGTAGAAGTGGGAACAACTGATGAAATTTTCATCAACCCACAACATCAATACACTCGTTCCCTCATGGCTGCGTTGCCAGAAAATACGAAAGATACTCGCCAAGAACTGTATACGATTCCTGGCATGCCGCCGTCGTTGCGCGGTGAAATTGTGGGGTGTCCGTTTGCTGCGCGTTGCCCGCGCACGATTGATGCTTGCTACACTGATACTCCGCAACTGGTGACGTTGACCGATAAAGCCGGTCACGTCCACTCCCATGCGTGTTGGAATCCTGCTGGCCCTGAACTGGAGCGGCCAATTTCTATTCGCGAAAAGCGCGATCTTAGTAATCGCTCAGTTATTTGTTCGGTACAGGATTTATCGAAGCTATATCCGGCAATGGGTGGGAAGGTTGTGCGCCGTCGGATCGGATCAGTTCATGCAGTATCGCATGTCTCTCTCGATGTTTATGAAGGAGAAACACTCGGTATCGTGGGCGAGTCAGGATGCGGGAAATCAACTCTAGGACGCGTGATTACTGGGCTAGAGCCTGCTTCAGATGGGCACGTGCTAATTGGCGGGAAAGACATTGCCCAAGCCTCGCGTCGAGAGTTGAAGAAGATGCGACGCGATGTACAAATGATGTTCCAAGATTCGTTTGCCGCGATGGATCCGCGTATGCGCGTCGACGAAATTTTGACCGAGCCGCTCAAAATTCAAAAAATCGGCAATCGCGAGTTTCAACATCAGCGTGCCAATACGTTAGTTGGCAAAATCGGTATCGAACACGGTGCAATGTGGAAATATCCGCACGAATTTTCTGGCGGTCAACTCCAACGCATCGGCTTAGCACGCTCCCTCGTGCTAGAACCGAAACTTATTGTGTGCGATGAACCAGTTTCTGCCCTCGATGTATCTGTCCAGGCACAAGTGTTAAATGTTATGCGTCGATTGCAAGAAGAGCAATCGTTGACTTACATTTTCATCTCTCACGATCTGTCTGTTGTGAAATATATTTCGGACCGGATCGCAGTGATGTACTTGGGCAAGATTGTTGAAATTGGTCCGGCCGCTGAAGTTGTAGAACATCCCCAACATCCCTACACTCAAGCGTTGATTGAAGCCATTCCGGTTGCCGATCCGCGCCATAAACGCAAAGAAATCGTGCATCTGACCGGTGAGCCGGCCTCAGCAATCAATCCTCCGCAAGGGTGTCGGTTTAAAAACCGCTGCCCGTTTGCCACTGAGTTGTGTAACACCGAACCTGTTTTGGTTGGTGAAGGTCGGCAGGTTGCCTGCCATTATCCGTTGGGATAA
- a CDS encoding ABC transporter permease produces the protein MVRYISRRLLQSLVVVVLVTIITFTILHMLPGGAARSALGLQATQEQLDAYSHQMGYDRPLYEQYFTYINQLIHGELGTSFALNMDVSDAIAQRLPKTMLLSFLGLVLAVVIAIPLGMLQAWKRNRWPDYLITAIALLMYSTPLFFMGLLLIILFSQVWAVLPPEAPQGFTVSEMLSQWQGLILPAVTLAIVSLAAYTRYVRSSMVDNLEENYIRTARAKGLSESRVVIKHAMRNSLFPVITLLGMSLPGLFSGGLVVESLFNYPGMGLMYWQAAQGRDYPILLAVTTIISIATVIGALLADIMYAIADPRVRYGGGEA, from the coding sequence ATGGTTCGCTACATTTCGCGACGACTATTGCAATCGCTCGTCGTCGTCGTACTCGTAACGATCATTACGTTCACAATCTTGCATATGTTACCTGGTGGAGCAGCCCGTTCTGCTCTTGGACTCCAAGCTACCCAAGAACAGCTCGATGCCTATTCGCATCAAATGGGATATGATCGGCCACTCTACGAACAGTATTTCACCTACATTAACCAGCTCATTCACGGCGAACTGGGCACATCTTTTGCCTTAAACATGGATGTTTCCGATGCTATTGCGCAACGACTTCCCAAAACAATGCTGTTGAGCTTCCTCGGGTTAGTGCTCGCCGTCGTGATCGCTATTCCGTTAGGTATGCTCCAAGCATGGAAGCGTAACCGCTGGCCAGACTACCTTATTACCGCCATCGCGTTGCTGATGTACTCCACGCCATTATTCTTCATGGGGCTACTCTTAATCATTCTCTTTTCCCAAGTATGGGCAGTTCTTCCCCCAGAAGCACCACAAGGCTTTACTGTTTCAGAAATGCTATCGCAATGGCAAGGCCTAATTTTGCCTGCAGTTACCTTAGCAATCGTCTCACTAGCAGCCTACACCCGGTATGTGCGCTCCTCGATGGTTGATAATCTTGAAGAAAACTACATTCGTACCGCACGCGCCAAAGGCCTATCCGAATCGCGTGTTGTGATCAAACATGCGATGCGAAACTCGCTCTTCCCAGTCATCACCTTGCTGGGGATGTCGCTTCCGGGACTATTCTCCGGCGGTCTTGTGGTCGAATCGCTGTTTAACTATCCCGGAATGGGGTTGATGTATTGGCAAGCAGCCCAAGGCCGTGACTATCCAATTTTGCTTGCCGTGACCACAATTATTTCTATTGCCACAGTTATCGGCGCTCTACTAGCAGACATCATGTATGCCATAGCCGATCCGCGTGTTCGATACGGAGGGGGTGAAGCCTGA
- a CDS encoding ROK family protein, with the protein MTIYEDSVRIGVDIGGTTMSVARVLDNGDIVGRIDIPSPARESGTRVVEEITGIVRHTWPTAQSVGIGAAGVIDAEGTILAASDSFNGWAGFALGHEIRQALGIPVGVENDVNAFLLGETYAGVLSGVDSCLGLMLGTGVGGAIMLDGHILHGQHGAAAEIGHMPGFGDLPCTCGGRGHIETTSSGRAIATRYASATGKPTAHARHVSQAARAGDAIAVDILRDAGRYAGLAIIQTATMLDLTAVVIGGGVTRDWDYLMEGITEMVTKHPLISGGTLEIHRSLLGADAVLIGAARKGGLAC; encoded by the coding sequence ATGACTATATACGAGGATTCGGTTCGAATCGGCGTAGATATTGGTGGCACGACGATGAGTGTGGCTCGCGTGCTTGACAATGGCGATATTGTTGGTCGCATCGATATCCCAAGTCCAGCACGTGAGTCAGGAACTCGCGTCGTTGAAGAAATCACTGGCATTGTTCGCCACACTTGGCCAACAGCGCAATCAGTGGGGATCGGCGCTGCCGGTGTGATCGACGCCGAAGGCACAATTCTTGCCGCCTCCGATTCATTTAACGGCTGGGCAGGCTTTGCGTTAGGCCACGAAATACGACAAGCCCTCGGTATCCCAGTGGGTGTTGAAAACGACGTCAATGCGTTTTTGCTCGGTGAAACCTATGCCGGTGTTCTTTCCGGAGTAGACAGCTGTTTAGGGCTGATGTTGGGCACTGGCGTAGGTGGTGCCATCATGCTCGATGGTCACATACTTCACGGCCAACATGGCGCGGCAGCTGAAATAGGGCACATGCCCGGATTTGGTGATCTGCCATGTACGTGTGGGGGCCGCGGCCATATCGAAACAACCTCTTCGGGCCGCGCAATTGCAACACGCTACGCCTCAGCTACCGGAAAACCTACCGCACACGCGCGCCACGTTTCCCAAGCAGCGCGCGCAGGTGACGCGATCGCCGTCGATATTTTGCGTGACGCTGGCCGATATGCTGGCCTCGCAATCATCCAAACAGCAACAATGCTTGATTTGACCGCAGTTGTTATCGGCGGCGGGGTGACTCGCGACTGGGACTACCTTATGGAAGGAATCACTGAAATGGTGACGAAACATCCGCTCATCTCCGGTGGCACCCTTGAGATCCACCGTTCATTACTTGGCGCAGATGCAGTTCTTATTGGTGCTGCCCGCAAAGGTGGCCTCGCATGTTGA
- a CDS encoding ROK family transcriptional regulator produces the protein MRCLLHYSQQENGANVLESITLTAATTSHSTSSTDGTNATDTTILNELLHGPLSRTDLINKTHFPRSTVHASVRRLLEQHDIEEYSLASSTGGRRAALLRISPLHDVADVVELGSHHARLGIAKLTGEVIATADIPLSIDDGPEAIVTLLHTTWKKLHHDNPTLPMASIVGVAVPGPVDTQGVIVGAARMPGWNRTHLTELIEKVTGLPAVVENDARAGAVGEWMKRAETTESSIYIKVGSGIGASWIADGIVFRGHQGFGGELTHTRVQSPNPTICSCGNTGCLETVASGAAMLRHLASIDSPITTVNELIEATQNGDMTAASLVRNAGGYIGEALSGLVNFLNPQHIIIGGSLSQARTLIAGIRSELYQRCLPMSTANLTVDTAISGQDAPLIGMAILARQAKTHLPHP, from the coding sequence ATGAGGTGTCTGCTTCACTATTCACAGCAAGAAAACGGGGCGAATGTCTTGGAAAGTATCACGCTAACGGCAGCAACAACTAGCCATTCAACGTCGTCAACTGATGGAACTAATGCTACCGATACAACGATTTTGAATGAACTGCTCCACGGCCCACTATCTCGAACGGACCTCATCAACAAAACACACTTCCCACGATCAACAGTTCACGCGAGCGTGCGGCGCCTCCTCGAACAACACGACATCGAAGAATACAGTCTCGCCTCATCAACAGGCGGACGCCGCGCAGCACTCTTGCGCATCTCGCCACTCCACGATGTCGCCGACGTCGTCGAACTCGGATCACACCACGCTCGGCTGGGAATCGCCAAACTCACCGGAGAAGTTATCGCCACCGCCGATATCCCACTATCTATTGACGATGGCCCCGAAGCGATCGTGACACTATTACACACCACGTGGAAAAAGCTCCACCACGATAATCCCACCCTGCCTATGGCATCTATTGTGGGCGTGGCAGTGCCTGGCCCAGTAGATACGCAAGGCGTCATCGTCGGTGCAGCCCGTATGCCCGGCTGGAATCGTACACATCTTACCGAACTGATCGAAAAAGTAACTGGACTGCCCGCCGTCGTCGAAAATGATGCTCGCGCCGGCGCCGTCGGAGAATGGATGAAACGCGCAGAAACCACCGAATCTTCGATCTATATCAAGGTCGGTTCTGGCATAGGCGCTAGTTGGATCGCTGACGGCATCGTCTTTCGCGGGCACCAAGGATTCGGCGGAGAACTCACCCATACCCGAGTCCAATCCCCCAACCCAACCATCTGCAGTTGCGGAAACACCGGCTGCCTAGAAACCGTAGCCTCCGGCGCAGCAATGCTACGCCACCTAGCTAGCATTGACTCTCCCATCACCACAGTTAATGAACTCATCGAGGCCACACAAAACGGTGATATGACCGCCGCATCATTGGTACGCAACGCCGGCGGATATATCGGCGAAGCCCTCTCTGGCCTCGTGAACTTCCTTAATCCGCAACATATTATTATCGGCGGATCACTATCCCAAGCACGCACCTTAATTGCCGGAATTCGCTCCGAGCTCTATCAACGATGCCTACCGATGTCTACCGCAAACCTCACCGTAGATACCGCAATTTCTGGCCAAGATGCACCGCTGATCGGAATGGCCATTCTTGCCCGCCAAGCCAAAACACATCTACCTCATCCATAA